The Enterococcus rotai genome includes a window with the following:
- a CDS encoding helix-turn-helix domain-containing protein, with translation MNEIEKRLIFDNILKRKLHILSLLVDSNESISVFDLQKIYDVSIKTLQQDFLSIENALSSNVELTKSSNWSIKRIDSPKPIQTYMYDLIQHNPIFILVDSLYEGKKEKVATFAEKHFISQSALRKHIDLLKDVLADYHLTLNTNPFELIGNEIDIRHFFFHYFNNNHRNWMNTFTDADFEIIDNFFDYIRDNYKQVLTIDYYRFAQLIKISRNRIAQNKKVSFDSSLISTYSTHAGFKSVTNAINWHLVKDPIYTDLSDSEILYIYITAINSVIYGKDSFYILDDLLPKLKTFNTIVDNFFKDLHYNFSANVELNLILKSYLSNLDMLSKFSPLFQTEQQDLKNIAIHEYPKTYENWLYYLEKYSYFYYKEDIATSLTLLTETNLKRDHIILFAISSTPIISEYLKNIAASVAPKEVQIHFVINQPVTENLIRFLHIDIVVANFAIPEDLSNIKSIQISSIPGEMEWLNLSKELRRYLN, from the coding sequence ATGAATGAGATAGAAAAAAGATTAATATTCGATAATATATTAAAACGAAAACTACATATTTTATCTTTATTAGTAGATTCCAACGAATCGATATCTGTTTTTGATTTACAAAAAATTTACGATGTATCTATTAAAACGTTACAACAAGATTTTTTATCAATAGAAAATGCTCTTTCTTCAAATGTGGAACTAACCAAGTCTAGTAATTGGTCTATCAAGAGAATCGATTCACCAAAACCTATCCAAACGTATATGTATGATTTAATACAACACAATCCTATATTTATACTGGTGGATTCACTCTATGAAGGAAAAAAAGAAAAGGTTGCAACTTTTGCTGAAAAGCATTTTATCTCTCAGTCGGCCTTAAGAAAACATATCGATTTATTGAAAGATGTATTAGCCGATTATCATTTAACGTTAAATACCAATCCATTTGAACTTATCGGAAATGAAATAGATATTCGCCACTTCTTTTTCCATTATTTTAATAATAACCACAGAAATTGGATGAATACATTTACAGATGCAGATTTTGAAATTATTGATAACTTTTTTGACTATATCAGGGACAACTATAAACAGGTCTTAACCATTGATTACTATAGATTTGCTCAGCTAATCAAAATTTCCCGAAACAGAATTGCTCAAAATAAAAAGGTCTCTTTTGACAGTTCACTCATTTCAACCTATAGCACTCATGCTGGCTTTAAGAGTGTTACTAATGCTATTAATTGGCATTTAGTAAAAGATCCTATCTATACTGATCTGTCTGATTCTGAAATTTTATACATTTACATCACTGCTATAAATTCTGTTATTTATGGAAAAGATTCTTTTTACATTCTCGATGATTTGTTACCCAAGTTAAAAACCTTTAATACAATAGTTGATAATTTTTTCAAAGATTTACATTATAATTTTTCGGCAAATGTTGAACTCAATCTGATTTTAAAATCCTATTTATCTAATTTAGATATGCTAAGTAAATTTTCTCCTCTTTTTCAAACGGAACAACAAGATTTAAAAAATATCGCTATACATGAATACCCCAAAACATATGAAAATTGGTTATATTATCTAGAAAAATACTCTTATTTCTATTACAAAGAGGATATAGCCACTTCGTTAACTTTGTTAACAGAAACTAATTTGAAAAGAGATCATATTATTTTATTTGCCATATCTAGTACTCCAATAATTTCAGAATACCTAAAAAATATTGCGGCATCTGTAGCACCAAAAGAGGTTCAAATCCATTTTGTGATTAACCAACCGGTCACTGAAAATTTAATTCGATTTCTACATATTGATATTGTTGTTGCTAATTTTGCAATTCCTGAAGACCTTTCTAATATCAAATCGATTCAAATATCCTCAATCCCTGGTGAAATGGAATGGCTGAATTTATCAAAAGAACTTCGTCGCTATTTAAACTAA
- a CDS encoding winged helix-turn-helix domain-containing protein: MTYKSIAITDGEESRLKDILSSFDLLDLSFTTETNIDFSHIDADLIIIEEIKTISSINILNLLFELRKNFSGLIWLLSTKYEEKNEILYYKMGVDGISYSDRSSELIQLQLTSTLKRNCKKRTYISNINTNGVPSLKLNSINMSVHKEDGEEISLTRSEYNVLNLLMENLNNTVTYEEMLSVIWNDDKRSNKYKISNLIFHLRSKVENDLKKPKYIKTVRSKGYMLKKS; the protein is encoded by the coding sequence ATGACATATAAATCTATTGCTATTACAGATGGAGAAGAGAGTCGATTAAAAGATATACTATCTTCTTTTGACTTGTTAGATTTAAGTTTTACTACAGAAACAAACATAGATTTTTCTCACATAGATGCAGACCTTATTATCATAGAAGAAATCAAAACGATCAGCTCAATCAATATATTAAACTTATTATTTGAACTAAGAAAGAATTTTTCTGGACTAATTTGGCTGCTATCTACTAAATATGAAGAAAAAAATGAAATTTTGTATTACAAAATGGGGGTCGATGGAATTTCTTACAGTGATAGATCATCTGAGTTGATTCAGTTACAACTTACAAGTACGCTAAAACGTAATTGTAAAAAAAGAACATATATTTCTAATATAAATACAAATGGAGTTCCTTCTTTAAAGTTAAATTCAATAAATATGAGCGTACATAAAGAGGATGGAGAAGAAATTTCATTGACTCGTAGTGAGTATAATGTTTTGAACTTGTTGATGGAAAATCTTAATAACACAGTTACCTATGAAGAAATGTTGTCCGTAATCTGGAATGACGATAAAAGAAGCAATAAGTATAAAATCAGTAATCTGATTTTTCATTTACGAAGTAAGGTAGAAAATGATTTGAAAAAACCAAAATATATAAAAACAGTTCGTTCAAAAGGGTATATGTTGAAAAAATCGTAA
- a CDS encoding lectin-like domain-containing protein: protein MTEKKPGLLFLGILVGFLFFPNYTEATEEIDSVPIDTIFKVPQGANSYVDGNEIVITDNTSNQIGSIYSTEENKIDLSKDFYAEMYVKIDGSGDGMTFVMHNDQPKTQNFSGLTGQGLAVYGSYWYLQGVYMLIGPSQLKKSLAIEFDTYYNFGYDRLLNTNLGNGHIAYTTPDSYDGYGFYADRTVASVKHNGVQYPSFKLGDGKWRLLTLKWTAWNASNVGNLTYQYEGLEAVSASVPKYTFGTDNVYWGFTGSTTNVTEKASVRFKSLPGFVDYSENVDFIDAEGNSIQSITQDSEVTVHYVGQHVGGKQNLMEPTYKFTLSPNQEYQQGSFKLNGVAVTPTYVNNELEIPLSKDLSSTDSKVDIQFKVKDSGVTQDTDLTLTAHVKAKNFLSDNDFTYKITYDKEAPTGTGKLTFIDAGDEQALANATDYRPFLSEYQDNYSAKDKIRVELKPGQDIAALVKTVGPSSVQLTLTDEKGNARDVTVPIFIQNQDVVKSSQYIIYGKDFSVNSRNYPTTNAALRSLIFEQTELKLWQYDDVSVTAMNNTQLNLSMDKLPPTSNTAQAGVYEATASYGSGTAKVAKPIKVTVIPSIAPVSIQFVDENNQPIVDEITFESNVEESIDLTKNEQVLEKLKAVKALNYVLDTSPTDEQNLLVVPEGVTRKYTFKGTLFIQSAPSSINFGDQNVSAFDKTYANPEYDQDLIIWDNRQTLGTWKITLKQSQDFSIPDDPSQKLPDVLSYQTAGEEKMISTDAQEVFSSKHQSSGKYDISQETWGPEKQGLRLNVPVGSVKQIGKYETTLTWQIEEAY, encoded by the coding sequence ATGACAGAAAAAAAACCTGGGTTACTTTTTTTGGGAATATTAGTTGGTTTTCTGTTTTTTCCAAACTATACAGAAGCTACAGAAGAAATTGATAGTGTACCGATAGATACTATTTTTAAAGTCCCTCAAGGAGCAAACAGTTATGTAGATGGAAATGAAATTGTTATAACAGATAATACATCAAATCAAATTGGCAGTATCTATTCTACTGAAGAAAATAAGATAGATCTTTCAAAAGATTTTTATGCTGAAATGTATGTAAAAATTGATGGTAGTGGTGACGGAATGACGTTTGTAATGCATAATGATCAACCTAAAACCCAAAATTTTTCAGGTTTAACTGGTCAGGGTTTAGCGGTCTACGGATCGTATTGGTATTTACAGGGGGTTTATATGTTGATAGGACCATCCCAATTAAAAAAAAGTCTGGCTATTGAATTTGATACTTATTACAACTTCGGATATGATCGACTTTTAAATACAAATTTAGGTAATGGACACATCGCATACACGACTCCAGATAGTTATGATGGTTATGGATTTTATGCAGACAGAACGGTTGCATCAGTTAAACACAATGGAGTGCAATATCCTTCTTTTAAGCTTGGTGATGGCAAGTGGCGTTTATTAACATTAAAATGGACTGCATGGAATGCTAGTAATGTCGGGAATCTAACGTATCAATACGAAGGATTAGAGGCTGTTTCAGCATCCGTTCCAAAGTATACATTTGGAACAGATAATGTCTATTGGGGATTCACTGGGTCAACAACTAATGTAACTGAAAAAGCAAGCGTTCGTTTTAAATCTTTACCAGGATTTGTAGATTACTCTGAAAATGTTGATTTCATTGATGCTGAAGGTAATAGCATTCAAAGCATTACCCAAGATTCCGAGGTGACGGTTCACTATGTTGGTCAACATGTGGGAGGAAAACAAAACCTAATGGAACCAACTTATAAGTTCACTTTATCACCAAATCAAGAGTATCAACAAGGATCGTTTAAGCTCAATGGTGTTGCGGTTACACCAACATACGTTAATAATGAATTAGAAATTCCTCTATCAAAAGACTTATCATCGACAGATAGTAAAGTTGATATCCAGTTTAAAGTAAAAGATAGCGGGGTGACCCAAGATACAGACTTAACACTGACAGCACATGTAAAAGCAAAAAATTTCCTGTCAGATAATGATTTCACGTACAAAATAACCTACGACAAAGAAGCACCCACTGGAACAGGTAAATTGACATTTATAGATGCTGGTGATGAACAAGCGCTAGCTAATGCAACAGATTACCGTCCATTTTTATCAGAATATCAAGATAACTACTCAGCAAAAGATAAAATCAGGGTTGAATTAAAACCTGGACAAGACATCGCTGCTTTAGTCAAAACAGTTGGTCCAAGTAGTGTTCAACTAACGCTTACCGATGAAAAAGGGAATGCACGTGATGTGACGGTTCCAATCTTTATTCAAAATCAGGATGTTGTAAAAAGTAGTCAGTACATTATCTACGGGAAAGACTTTAGTGTAAATTCAAGAAATTATCCTACAACAAATGCAGCATTGCGCTCTCTAATTTTTGAACAAACAGAGTTGAAATTATGGCAGTATGACGACGTATCTGTAACGGCAATGAATAATACTCAATTAAATCTATCAATGGATAAACTACCTCCAACGTCCAATACTGCTCAAGCAGGTGTTTATGAAGCAACCGCTTCTTATGGAAGCGGGACAGCTAAAGTAGCTAAGCCAATTAAAGTGACGGTGATCCCAAGTATTGCGCCAGTATCGATTCAATTCGTAGATGAGAATAATCAACCTATTGTGGACGAAATTACGTTTGAATCAAATGTTGAAGAGTCGATTGACCTAACCAAAAACGAACAAGTCCTCGAAAAGCTTAAAGCGGTCAAAGCATTGAACTATGTTTTAGATACGTCTCCTACAGATGAACAAAATCTGTTGGTCGTACCTGAAGGTGTCACACGAAAATATACGTTTAAAGGAACGCTATTTATTCAATCAGCACCTAGTAGCATTAACTTTGGGGATCAAAATGTTAGTGCCTTTGATAAAACCTATGCCAATCCAGAGTATGATCAAGATTTAATCATATGGGATAACCGTCAAACGCTAGGCACTTGGAAAATCACGTTAAAACAATCACAAGATTTTAGTATCCCAGATGATCCATCGCAGAAATTGCCAGATGTGCTAAGTTATCAGACTGCTGGGGAAGAAAAAATGATTTCCACAGATGCTCAGGAAGTTTTCAGCTCCAAACACCAGTCCTCAGGGAAATATGACATTAGTCAGGAAACATGGGGACCAGAAAAACAAGGGCTGCGTTTGAACGTTCCGGTCGGTTCAGTGAAACAAATAGGGAAATATGAAACGACACTGACTTGGCAAATAGAAGAAGCTTATTGA
- a CDS encoding lectin-like domain-containing protein — MTNKKTVLVFLIVMVSFLFIPINTEAAENVESVPLDNIFKVPQGANSYVDGNNVIITDKKTGQIGSVFSSETNKMDLSKNFTAEMYINIDGVGDGVAFVMHNDPDKTSKFSGLTGQGLSIYASNYQYVNHNLVLGPSQLKKSFAIEFDTYHNGDGYDKGIDGNSGRGHIAYTFPDSGDTYEGSNGTLTSVNHSGLQLPSFQIGDGQWRLLKIQWKTWDSANKGQLTYQYGDLDPVTATISRDTFGTDSVFWGFNGSTGAATEKAIVSFKSVPGLVNYTDNLTFTNANGDKIQSTTQNSEITVDYNGEFTGGKQNMMQPTYTFSLAPYQKYQYGTFKLNGVSVTPTYTNNELSIPLSKDLTVEDGKVNIQFKVKDIAVSQDTDLTLTAHVKAQNFLSDNDYTYKLNYDKEAPTGTGKLTFIDADDAKAIENATDYRSFLSEYQDNYSAKDNIKVELKAGQDISTLVKTVGPSSFQLTLTDEKGNARDVTVPLFIQNKDVVKSSQYIIYGKDFSVDSKEYPTTDAALRSLILEKTELKLWQYDDVSVTAMNNTQLDLSIDKLPQTSDSAPGGVYVATASYGSGTAKVDKPINVTVIPSIAPVTIQFVDENNQPIVDEITFDSTVAESIDLTQNAQVLEKLKAVEALNYVLDTPPTDEQNLLVVPEGVTRKYTFKGTLFIQSAPNTINFGDQNVSAFDKTYANPEYDHDLIIWDNRQTLGTWKITLKQSQDFSIPDDPSQKLPDVLSYQTAGEEKMISTDAQEVFSSKHQSSGKYDISQETWGPEKQGLRLNVPVGSVKQIGKYETTLTWQIEEAY; from the coding sequence ATGACAAATAAAAAAACGGTGTTGGTTTTTTTGATAGTAATGGTTAGTTTTCTGTTTATACCTATAAATACAGAAGCCGCTGAGAATGTTGAAAGTGTACCACTAGACAATATTTTTAAAGTACCTCAAGGTGCGAATAGTTATGTAGATGGAAATAACGTTATTATTACAGACAAAAAAACTGGTCAGATCGGTAGTGTGTTCTCGTCTGAGACCAACAAAATGGACCTTTCAAAAAATTTTACTGCAGAAATGTATATAAACATTGATGGGGTTGGCGATGGCGTAGCTTTTGTGATGCATAATGATCCAGATAAGACATCTAAGTTTTCGGGTTTGACTGGACAAGGTTTAAGCATTTACGCTTCAAATTACCAATATGTGAATCATAATTTAGTACTTGGACCATCTCAGCTCAAAAAGAGTTTTGCTATTGAATTCGACACATATCACAATGGTGACGGTTATGATAAAGGGATTGATGGGAATTCAGGTAGAGGGCACATTGCTTATACCTTTCCAGATAGTGGAGATACTTACGAGGGATCTAATGGAACACTAACATCTGTAAATCATTCGGGACTACAACTACCATCATTCCAGATTGGGGATGGACAATGGCGATTGTTGAAAATACAGTGGAAAACATGGGATTCTGCCAATAAGGGTCAGCTAACCTATCAGTACGGAGATCTTGATCCTGTAACTGCAACGATTTCAAGAGATACGTTTGGAACAGATAGTGTTTTTTGGGGGTTTAATGGTTCTACGGGTGCCGCAACAGAAAAAGCAATTGTTTCATTTAAATCTGTACCAGGATTAGTAAATTATACAGATAATCTTACATTTACAAATGCTAATGGAGACAAGATACAAAGTACTACTCAAAATTCTGAAATAACTGTCGATTATAATGGTGAATTTACGGGTGGTAAACAAAACATGATGCAACCGACTTATACATTTTCTTTAGCACCTTATCAAAAGTATCAATACGGGACATTTAAGTTGAACGGTGTATCTGTAACACCAACTTATACGAACAATGAATTGAGTATTCCATTATCAAAAGACTTAACGGTAGAAGATGGCAAGGTTAATATTCAGTTTAAAGTAAAAGATATTGCTGTGAGTCAAGATACTGATTTAACACTAACTGCACATGTGAAAGCACAAAATTTCCTATCAGATAATGATTATACGTACAAATTAAACTACGACAAAGAAGCACCGACTGGAACAGGTAAACTAACGTTTATTGATGCAGATGATGCCAAAGCGATAGAAAATGCAACCGACTATCGTTCCTTTTTATCAGAGTATCAGGATAATTACTCAGCAAAAGATAATATTAAGGTTGAATTAAAAGCTGGACAAGACATCTCGACTCTAGTCAAAACAGTTGGTCCAAGTAGTTTTCAACTAACTCTTACCGATGAAAAAGGGAATGCACGTGATGTGACGGTTCCGCTATTTATTCAAAATAAGGATGTTGTCAAAAGTAGTCAGTACATTATCTACGGGAAAGACTTTAGTGTCGATTCAAAAGAGTATCCTACAACGGATGCAGCATTACGTTCCTTGATTTTAGAAAAAACAGAGTTGAAATTATGGCAGTATGACGACGTATCAGTAACGGCAATGAATAATACTCAACTGGATCTATCAATAGATAAACTACCTCAGACGTCTGATTCTGCTCCAGGAGGCGTGTATGTAGCAACTGCTTCTTATGGTAGCGGGACAGCTAAAGTAGATAAGCCAATTAATGTGACGGTGATCCCAAGTATTGCGCCAGTAACAATCCAATTTGTTGATGAAAATAATCAACCCATTGTGGACGAAATTACGTTTGACTCAACCGTTGCAGAATCAATTGACTTAACTCAAAATGCACAAGTCCTCGAAAAGCTTAAAGCGGTCGAAGCGTTGAACTATGTTTTAGATACGCCTCCTACAGATGAACAAAATCTGTTGGTTGTACCTGAAGGTGTCACACGAAAATATACGTTTAAAGGAACGCTATTTATTCAATCAGCACCTAATACCATTAATTTTGGGGATCAAAATGTGAGTGCCTTTGATAAAACCTATGCCAATCCAGAGTATGATCATGATTTAATCATATGGGATAATCGTCAAACGTTAGGCACTTGGAAAATCACGTTGAAACAATCACAGGATTTTAGTATCCCAGATGATCCATCGCAGAAATTGCCAGATGTGCTAAGTTATCAGACTGCTGGGGAAGAAAAAATGATTTCCACAGATGCTCAGGAAGTTTTCAGCTCCAAACACCAGTCCTCAGGGAAATATGACATTAGTCAGGAAACATGGGGACCAGAAAAACAAGGGCTGCGTTTGAACGTTCCGGTCGGTTCAGTGAAACAAATAGGGAAATATGAAACGACACTGACTTGGCAAATAGAAGAAGCCTATTAA
- a CDS encoding LPXTG cell wall anchor domain-containing protein, whose product MKKQRMICFVLTPLIFLAVSFGTINEAAAEEGGQVQTNAGIVFKESDSSTAQTNESTHNDSSSSELPNTGKKPTGRLPNTGDLIKVSMLFAGGALILIALIVFFWKKRKRVKRECE is encoded by the coding sequence ATGAAAAAACAACGAATGATTTGTTTTGTTCTAACTCCTTTGATTTTTCTTGCCGTGTCTTTCGGTACGATCAATGAGGCCGCAGCTGAGGAGGGTGGACAAGTACAGACAAATGCAGGAATCGTCTTTAAGGAATCAGATTCCTCAACAGCTCAAACGAATGAATCAACACACAATGATTCTTCAAGTAGTGAACTTCCAAACACTGGCAAGAAGCCGACAGGACGATTGCCAAATACTGGGGATTTAATAAAAGTTAGCATGCTCTTCGCAGGGGGCGCACTTATCCTAATTGCGTTGATTGTCTTCTTTTGGAAGAAGCGAAAACGCGTAAAAAGGGAGTGTGAATAA
- a CDS encoding WxL domain-containing protein, with the protein MERKLLICCLLFPLLLMNPVTSRAEESNYSGEGTIQFSGKQPLQVMDPEHPEKPADPGSSPHTDNLLRIDFVPKITFSDATMSEQDQTYYGNAQLFNDDTGARGNFIQVSDFRNDSQGWTLQLKQETQFQNQSAKSKELKGAVLSFDKSWANSINDQTTAPTVSKEVIRLSNIGEVYNLAEAKPKKGEGTWAIAFGASVTNTNQQADTLRPKLDEQNNPIVDPAFNNQPIYENQAISLFVPGKTEKEPGNYQTVLTWILSELP; encoded by the coding sequence ATGGAAAGAAAATTACTCATCTGCTGCTTGCTGTTTCCCCTTCTGTTAATGAATCCAGTGACGAGTCGAGCAGAAGAGTCGAATTACTCTGGTGAAGGAACCATCCAGTTTAGTGGGAAGCAACCATTACAAGTGATGGACCCTGAACATCCAGAAAAACCTGCTGATCCAGGGAGCAGCCCTCATACTGATAACCTATTGAGGATTGATTTTGTCCCTAAAATTACCTTTTCGGATGCAACGATGTCTGAACAGGATCAAACGTATTACGGAAATGCCCAACTTTTCAATGATGATACCGGAGCGAGAGGAAACTTTATTCAAGTATCCGATTTTAGAAACGACAGCCAAGGCTGGACTTTACAGTTAAAGCAAGAAACGCAGTTCCAGAATCAATCGGCGAAAAGCAAGGAGTTAAAAGGCGCAGTGCTGTCCTTTGACAAATCATGGGCAAACTCCATAAATGACCAAACAACCGCACCTACGGTTTCAAAAGAAGTGATTCGTCTTTCGAATATTGGTGAAGTCTATAACTTAGCTGAAGCCAAGCCGAAAAAAGGTGAGGGAACCTGGGCAATTGCCTTTGGAGCATCTGTTACGAATACCAATCAACAGGCAGATACATTAAGGCCTAAATTGGACGAACAGAATAATCCAATCGTAGATCCAGCGTTTAATAATCAACCAATCTATGAGAATCAAGCAATTTCTTTATTCGTACCCGGTAAAACAGAAAAAGAACCGGGCAACTACCAAACGGTGTTAACTTGGATTTTATCCGAGCTACCATAA
- a CDS encoding WxL domain-containing protein: MKLTHKLCAATLLAVLGATVAVPNAVQAAEENPLQVSGKGTINFLEDDGVDTPTDPTDPTKPVDPENPIVTPPVNPATGPLKVIAVTDLDFGADNKVTPASGSGWEYSAKAAQIEYKDGTTAASPNFVQFKDTRADNKANKHTVSAKATSFTNAEGQELKSAELRFNNVKLVNGSDQNQVNETGVAAAPKILTDGTTPTDFVKQDADDKGFGQFTLQFGDTADNTADDSVKLWVPAEGNKLSTSSSYSSTITWTIADAR; the protein is encoded by the coding sequence ATGAAATTAACACACAAATTATGCGCAGCTACGCTATTAGCAGTATTAGGAGCAACAGTAGCAGTGCCAAATGCAGTACAAGCAGCAGAAGAAAACCCATTACAAGTCAGCGGAAAAGGTACAATCAACTTTTTAGAAGATGATGGGGTAGATACACCGACAGATCCAACTGATCCAACAAAACCAGTTGACCCAGAAAATCCAATTGTCACTCCACCAGTCAATCCAGCAACAGGACCATTAAAAGTAATTGCAGTAACGGATTTGGATTTTGGTGCAGATAATAAAGTTACGCCAGCATCTGGAAGTGGTTGGGAATATTCAGCAAAAGCTGCTCAAATTGAATACAAAGACGGTACAACAGCTGCTAGTCCAAATTTCGTTCAGTTTAAAGATACACGTGCAGATAACAAAGCAAATAAACACACAGTAAGTGCTAAAGCAACTTCGTTCACAAACGCAGAAGGTCAAGAGTTAAAATCAGCAGAATTGAGATTTAACAATGTGAAATTAGTTAATGGATCTGATCAGAATCAAGTGAATGAAACTGGAGTTGCGGCAGCACCAAAGATTTTAACTGATGGTACAACGCCAACGGACTTTGTTAAACAAGATGCAGATGACAAAGGTTTTGGTCAATTTACATTACAATTCGGAGATACAGCAGATAATACAGCAGATGATTCAGTTAAATTATGGGTCCCAGCAGAAGGAAATAAATTATCAACAAGCAGTAGCTATTCTTCAACAATCACTTGGACAATTGCTGACGCAAGATAA
- a CDS encoding DUF916 and DUF3324 domain-containing protein encodes MMKKTSLICFAVILYIGLIIGILPTTGQAAQEDGSGFTYKVILPENQHNKDVGYFDLRMTPSQEQTVTIKMNNSSAEEITVDVALNSAKTNTNGVIEYGPSKLEKDASLKYDFADLVKGEKTVKIPAKQSVEYKLNIKMPDSQYDGVISGGIYMIQKGQTESQKAMIKNEYGYMVGMVLTETDVAITPELKLNKVYANQQNYRNAVFINYSNTQPAYIDDMTVDVQVMKKGSSEVLYDTKQNKMRMAPNSQINFPISMNGEKMVAGEYVAHVVITTENDGKWTWEQNFEITNEEADKFNQEDVSLLQESRVDWSLIIIVVASALGIILIIFFAVRFLRKKNQKKTKKKKKSSKKKR; translated from the coding sequence ATGATGAAAAAAACGAGTTTAATATGCTTTGCAGTTATTTTATACATAGGTTTGATAATCGGCATTTTACCCACAACAGGACAAGCAGCGCAAGAAGATGGAAGTGGGTTCACATATAAAGTCATTCTGCCTGAAAATCAACACAATAAAGATGTCGGCTATTTTGATCTCCGAATGACACCAAGTCAAGAACAAACCGTTACCATTAAAATGAACAATAGTTCAGCTGAAGAAATCACAGTAGATGTAGCGCTTAACAGTGCAAAGACGAATACTAATGGTGTGATCGAATACGGTCCATCCAAATTAGAAAAAGATGCTTCGCTTAAATATGATTTTGCCGATTTAGTAAAAGGTGAAAAAACGGTTAAGATCCCTGCAAAACAAAGTGTGGAATACAAATTGAACATAAAAATGCCAGATTCTCAATATGATGGCGTGATTTCTGGGGGGATCTACATGATCCAAAAAGGGCAGACGGAAAGCCAAAAAGCGATGATCAAAAATGAGTATGGCTATATGGTTGGAATGGTTTTGACCGAAACAGATGTAGCAATTACACCAGAGCTAAAGCTCAATAAAGTTTACGCTAATCAGCAAAATTACCGAAACGCGGTGTTCATCAATTATTCAAATACACAACCTGCCTACATCGATGATATGACCGTTGATGTTCAAGTCATGAAAAAAGGGTCGAGTGAAGTTCTTTATGATACAAAACAAAATAAAATGAGAATGGCGCCTAATTCACAAATTAATTTTCCCATTTCAATGAATGGTGAAAAAATGGTTGCAGGTGAGTATGTGGCTCATGTTGTAATCACAACAGAAAATGATGGTAAATGGACTTGGGAACAGAACTTCGAGATCACCAATGAAGAAGCAGATAAGTTTAACCAAGAAGATGTTAGTTTATTACAGGAAAGTCGAGTAGACTGGTCGTTGATCATTATAGTGGTCGCTAGTGCGTTAGGGATTATATTGATTATATTCTTTGCAGTTCGTTTCTTGAGGAAAAAGAATCAAAAGAAAACAAAAAAGAAAAAGAAATCAAGCAAGAAAAAAAGGTAG
- the lepB gene encoding signal peptidase I, which translates to MTKKKVRTKSKKRRKKNKKQRLLQELSKELGITFLIVLLCLFLLSRVVFALPKNEGYGMREALNDGDRVYVDRLGTPKRFSLIYFKQPDGNGTSIRRVVGLPGERILYSKDELYVDGRLVVERFLQKKLAQAIIDDEMITEDFDSIAILGTTDGIIPKGKYLVLGDNRHYATDSRYYGLVDRRDVIGIVKLRLSPFYQISIQ; encoded by the coding sequence ATGACGAAAAAGAAAGTAAGGACTAAGAGTAAAAAAAGAAGAAAGAAAAATAAGAAACAACGACTTCTTCAAGAACTCAGTAAAGAATTAGGCATAACTTTTTTGATTGTATTGTTATGCTTATTTTTACTTTCCAGAGTTGTTTTTGCATTGCCCAAAAATGAAGGGTATGGGATGCGGGAAGCGTTGAATGATGGCGATCGTGTATATGTGGATCGACTTGGTACGCCCAAACGTTTTTCATTAATTTATTTCAAGCAACCCGATGGAAACGGGACCTCAATACGACGAGTCGTTGGGTTGCCAGGAGAACGAATACTCTATTCTAAGGATGAACTTTATGTCGATGGCCGACTTGTTGTAGAACGTTTTTTACAGAAAAAGTTAGCGCAAGCTATAATAGATGATGAAATGATTACCGAAGATTTTGACTCCATTGCTATTTTAGGAACAACAGATGGCATTATTCCAAAGGGCAAATACCTTGTGCTTGGAGATAATCGTCACTACGCTACAGATAGTCGTTACTATGGTTTAGTCGATCGACGTGATGTGATTGGGATTGTAAAACTAAGATTGTCACCTTTTTATCAAATTAGTATCCAATGA